One Sodalis praecaptivus DNA segment encodes these proteins:
- a CDS encoding aldo/keto reductase, whose product MEQRTLGRSGLQVPKLAFGGNVFGWTVDRPTSFSILDALLDNGLNFIDTADEYSHWAAGNQGGESETLIGEWLKKSGNRDRIILATKVGMPMGAGKKGLSAAYIRQAVTDSLRRLQTEYIDLYQAHTDDASVCLEETLSAFDALIKEGKVRVIGASNYSGVRLAEALRISEQNGLARYECLQPEFNLYDRRMFEQDLQPVVAAHGVGVINYYALASGFLSGKYRAKEDAGKSARGATVIERYLNARGMQILQALDAISEAYRVTPAQIALAWQMKHPAITAPIASATSLAQLAELAEATRLTLSDEDYRTLDEASAG is encoded by the coding sequence ATGGAACAAAGAACACTTGGCCGTTCAGGTCTACAGGTGCCTAAGCTGGCCTTCGGCGGGAATGTTTTTGGCTGGACCGTCGATCGGCCCACCTCGTTCAGTATTCTCGATGCGCTGTTGGACAACGGATTGAATTTTATCGATACCGCCGATGAATACTCCCACTGGGCGGCGGGCAACCAGGGCGGTGAGTCGGAAACCCTCATCGGCGAGTGGTTAAAAAAGAGCGGCAACCGCGATCGGATCATCCTGGCCACCAAAGTCGGCATGCCGATGGGCGCCGGTAAGAAAGGGTTATCGGCAGCCTACATTCGTCAAGCGGTGACCGATTCGCTACGACGGCTGCAAACCGAGTATATCGATCTTTACCAGGCGCATACCGATGACGCTTCGGTGTGCCTCGAGGAAACGCTAAGCGCTTTCGATGCGTTGATCAAAGAAGGGAAGGTACGGGTTATTGGCGCTTCCAACTACAGCGGCGTGCGTCTGGCCGAGGCGTTGCGCATTAGCGAACAAAACGGTTTAGCCCGCTATGAATGCCTTCAGCCGGAATTCAACCTCTACGATCGGCGTATGTTTGAGCAGGATCTACAACCGGTCGTAGCCGCCCATGGCGTCGGGGTTATCAACTATTATGCGCTCGCCAGCGGCTTTTTAAGCGGAAAGTACCGCGCGAAAGAGGACGCCGGCAAAAGCGCGCGCGGCGCGACGGTTATCGAACGCTATCTCAATGCGCGCGGGATGCAGATCCTGCAAGCGCTAGACGCCATCAGCGAAGCCTATCGGGTGACGCCGGCCCAGATAGCGCTGGCCTGGCAGATGAAGCATCCCGCTATCACCGCACCGATAGCCAGCGCAACGTCGCTGGCGCAGCTCGCGGAATTGGCGGAGGCGACCCGGTTAACCCTCAGCGACGAGGATTA